TTCCCTTGCGAAATGAGAACCACTTGTCTTCTCAATGAACAACTGCCGGTACTTGTGAACTTCTCGTGATTTGGCGTACCATATCAAATAGTCACCGACAGAGGCGAGCGAAGTCGTATCGCCAAACCCGCTGGTTTTCGCAACGAATATCAGAGCCACAAAATTCTCTGCCCCAAATACCTCATCCATAACGGACCGCACCAAATGCACGTTCTCATCACCGATCTGCACGAAGATGCTACCCGTCTCGGTCAGAAGTTCACGAGAGACTACCAGTCGGTCGCGCAGATAAGCGAGGTAGGAATGGATGCCGAGTTTCCAGGTATCTCTGTAGGCATGAACCTGCTCCGGTTGGCGCGTGGTGTCCGCTGCTTTGCCATCTTTCACGTCGCGCTTGCGCGTCGATACCTGCCAGTTGGAGCCAAACTTGATGCCATAAGGCGGGTCGATGTAGATGGTCTGGACCTTCCCCTTCAGTCCCTCTTTCTCAGCCAGGCTGGTCATGACAAGCAGTGAGTCACCGAGGATCATGCGGTTTGACCAGTTGAAACCATGATTGTAGAAATCGACCTTCCTGTCAAAGGCGTCGATACCGTTGAAGTCACCCCAGAAGCCGAGTTGGTCGTCATCGTTTGTACCGCTACGCGACTTGATATCTTCCATGATCGCTTGCGGGTGAATTTTCTCCTGAATATACACCGGCACGGCAGGCACGGCCAAGTCCTCACGGTCCTGCTCGTCCTTGCCTTTCCAGACAAGCTGCGGGTCCAGCGATGAGTCGCGCGGATAGAGAACGGTCTCAGGGGCTTTCTCGTCTTCGGCTACGAAGTCGCGCAACTCTTCGGTCGGTATATTCGTCCGCTTGTCCTTGTGACGGATGGACTCGATCTTCTTCTTAGTGGTCTTCTTCTTGGCCACTATGAAACCTCCTGGGCCTTCCTTGGAGCCGGAAAGAGTGATTCGAGTCGCGCCTTGATCAGCTTCTCGCGCTCCTCTACGAACTCTGGGAATCTCTCAAAACTGTAGAGCGACTCGTCTACCGGTATGAGATGGCGTCTCTTGAATGAGACATCTCTTGACTTAATCCAGGTAGCAAAGTCCTTGTCTTTTTTGGCGATGTTTTCGGTGTCTATCAAGAGTTGTAGGTTGCCTATTTTGTCCCTCAATTCAAGGTAGCCTTTGTGTGCAGCATTATCAATGCCTTTGGCTGTCATCTGCTTTGTAGTAAACCATGACTTGGGAAAGATGTGATCCTTGTGAAAAGTCATCGAGCCCCAACTTGTATTATCGTACAGAAGTGACAATGCCAGAAATGACGTGCGGAGTCCGTATTTGATAGACAGGAACCGTGCCAGGGATTCTTCATCAAACCGGGAGTTACGACCTGACTTGGAGATCACTGCGCTGATATCTTCGAAGGGGAAGTCGTTCTTGCCGTCGTGTTTTCCAAGAACCTCACGGAGATCCCTAAGGAGATTATCAGAAGTGCCGCCGAACACACCGTTGAGCAGCGACATCAGGAGGTACTGCTGTATCCTTGACCGATTCTGCACATCCGTAGCTGCTGATTCCATCAAGCTGACATTCGGACGACCATAGAAATAGTAAGCGATTGGTATAAGAGCATTGGCACTGGTTAGGGTGCTCTCGTACACTCCGAAAGTGTTGATCAGTCTCACCGCACGTTCTATAGCCGACTTAATGCCATCCCAATTGTCGCGGATGAGCGACAGGTTCTTTGGCGTGAAGTTGTCAACTTTGTACTGCACCGGCAGGTCGCTCAGGACCAGGCAGGTCTTCATTATGAAGTCCTTGTCGAAGTCGTTCTTCTTGTCCAGACCCTTGTTTAGGCGGTCGACGAATCCATGTATCTCTTCACGAGCGTTTACGCCTCCCCAGTTGAATGTTACCATTGAGAGCAAGAGGTCGGACTTGCTCAGCTTGATTCCGCCCTCGTTGGCACGAACAAATATGTCAAGCACCCGGTCGTAATCCTGGTCCGATTCGGTATAGAAAGATATGGCATCGTCTTTCCATACCGCCCTGTAGAGGCGCTCCAGACAGCGCTCGAATACAGACATTTGACCCTTGGTGGTGTCATCAGAGAGACTGTCTCGCAACTCATTCCTAAACTCATAGAATCTGTCTTCGCTGTCAAAATCGAGGATGCGGCCGACTTTGAACCAATGATGGTCCGCACCATTGTCTGGAGGGTTCTCAAAAAACTTGAACCCGTAGTGAAGGCCGGTTTCCGCGTCCTCCTCGCTTGCTCGTGGGTCCTTGATTAAGTCTAGGTACAAACTCTGCTTCATCCAGGCGTCAGGACTGTCCTTTCGCTTGTGCTTCTTCTTGACAGTATAGGTCCCCTTCAGACCTATCAAGAGTGAGGTGAGGCGCTGCTGTCCATCCAGGACCAACGTGAGTTGTGGTATACCATCGGTGGGAACCTGTTCGTTGTGAGTCCCATTCTGTTTGAAGTTCTGTATGAATCTGTAGATATCCCAATTGTCGCGGTTAGCGTCCTGAAGTTCCCAAAACAAGAAGGAACTAATAGGATAGCCGCGCATTATTGAGTCGAACAGCTTCATGATCCGGTCGGGACTCCAGACAAACTCACGTTGAATAGCAGGAAGGAAATACTGTGTATTCAATCTGTTCTGAACCACTGTAGCGATTTTGTCCGATGTGTATGGCATGAAATCTCCCCTATCTTTAGGCTTTCCCCGAAATGGACTCTCGGATACTGTTCTGCGCATTCCACGGGTCGGTTATTTCCAGAAATGCCCAGCGTCCGAAGCTACCCTGGTTATTCACGGCTGGTATCCAAAGCGTCTTGGCTGTCGAGACTTTGGCGATCTTCTCTTTTCTCTTTTCCCCAGTGACCTCGACAATCAGGTTGAGCAAGTTCTCATCTCCGTTGCCGTCGTCCACTCGAATCAGGAAATCAGGCACGTACTGCTTTTCTTCGCCGTTTAGGGTGTAGGGAATCGTGAAGCCAAGATTGTGGTTCTTGACGTAGGTCCTGACCTCTTTCATATCTTCCAGAGTCTGCGCCAATTTCTGTTCCCAGGACTCAGTATCCGCCACAACATGGGAGACATGGCATTTGTCCGGGTCGGCACGGTACACGGGCCGCGTGGTGTCGAAGTCCACGTGCTTCGTAGAGCCGACAGTGTCGTAGGGTCTCATAATCGGTTTGAGAGGGGCCTCACCATCTGGCGAGGCCGCTATAGCCCGGTAGATTCGGTCGGCGGCGTCATGGGCGAATTCAATCAGCAGAAGAAGTTGAATGAAGGTGTTATCTTTGCAAGTGACGCACTCGGCCATCCAGTCTTTGACAATGGATAGCATCTGCGGGAACAGCCAGGACTGTACTTCACCGTCGAATTGATGTTCATTCGAGCGATCCTCTCTCTTTTCGCCGTCCTGCCGGAAGTATTTTTCGAGTGTGAGTTTCGCCAAGAGAAAGGCCACTTCGTTCTCACGCCTTTTCTTGAGATCGTCCAGGTGGTGGACACTGCTCTCTCCAACGATAGGTGCATTCTCGGTCTTTGTCGGAATCGCCTGGGTGGAAAGCTCCAGTCGGGATTCGTCCGTGAATGTGGCTGTGAGCCGCTCGCTCGGTAGCTCGTATCGATAGCCGAGAACGCGGGGGAATGTGATCTCACAGGCGGCGCGATCTTCAAGCGCCCTGACTCTCGTCGGAATCGCACCCGGCGTCACTTCCTTAGTAGAACCGGAACAGGGAATGAACGAGAACGGGACACCGTAGACCTCGGCATACTCCGGCTCGAAGTGACCTTGCTCGTTGGCAGCGTAGCTCATTCGTCGGAGTGCCCTGCCGACTACCTGCTCGCACAGAAGCTGGGTGCCGAACGCTCTGATCCCGAGAACGTGCGTCACAGTGTTGGCGTCCCAGCCCTCCGTGAGCATGGAGACGCTTACTACGCATTTGACATTCTCGCCCAACTTCCCTGGCTTGCCAACAGTGTTCATTACTTCGCGGAGGAGGTCTTCGTCGGTCAGCTTCTCAGTACCGCGACCGGGGAAACGTGCCCGGTACTCCGCTTTGAACTCTTCAATCTCACGAGCCGCAATCTCTTTGAATCCCTTGCTCATCGAATCCCCGGATTCGAGTTCTGTGCTATCCACCAGGATACTGTTGGGACGAGGGTTCCAGTTCCCGTTCAACTCGTTGGAGAATATCGGAAGCTGCCCCGGCACCACTACCGATTCTGTGTCCGAAAGCTGCTTTTCCCATCCGGCCACATAGTCGATGACGAGCTTTGAGACGTTTGTATTATTGCAGACGACGATGAACACCGGAGGAGTCTGACCTTTTGTCTGGGCGTCTTCGTTCTTTTCCCAGAGGCGGTAGTATTTCTCATAGTTGCTATATAGGCTGTGCAGTGCGCCCTGCAACTCAGCGGGGAGATTCGGAGGGCCGGTCAGCGCTTGAGTCTTTCGGCCTTTCTTGGGCAGGTCATCGCGTATGCGTATCCAAAGGTCGCGGTAGGTCGGTTGATCTCCGGAGACAGAATCGTCGGCGACCGGGACTCGTGGCACCTTGACAATGCCGCATTCGATAGCATCTATGAGAGAGAAATCCGACACCACCCACGGGAATAAAGTACCTTCTGAGTAGCCCGATCCTCTTAAGAAGAAGGGTGTTGCGGACAAGTCATAGATGGTCTTGACACCGATCTTCTTCTTGACCGCCTCAAGACCGGAGATCCAGATGCGGGCTTCCTCTTCTCGCTTCTCAGCTTCCTTGCGATCATCTCCTGTGAGCTTCACATCGTCACCGTCCGGCTTGCGCCGGTAGCAGTGGTGAGCCTCATCGTTTAGCACCACGATGTTCTTCTTGTTGCCGAGTTCCCGGCAGACTCGACGGACCATCTGGTCAGGCGTCTCGGTGAACGCGCTCGCATTGCCCTTGTTGAGAAGCGCCTTAGTGAGCTTCGTAGCTTTGGTTTTCTCTCGCTGCTTGAAGGCGTGGAAATTGGTGATGACGATCTTCGCTTGTGAGAGCTTCTCCAACAGGTGGCTCGGAAGCACATCGCGCTGACGATAGTAGTTGTTTGGGTCGTTCGGCAGAAGCACTCGCAGCCGATCCCGGATGGTGATGCCGGGGGTCACCAACAGAAAAGTGTCGGAGAATCGTGCGTCTTGAGGATTGGCCTGCTTGTTCAGGGTGTGCCATGCAATCATCATCGCCATGACAACGGTTTTCCCCGACCCGGTAGCCATCTTGAACGCCATGCGAGGGAGACCGGGATTGGACATATTGTTGGCTTCAATGAGTTGATTCTCAATCCAGGCGTCGCCGTACTTGTGCGCGACTTCCGTGATGTAGATTAGCGTTTCGAGGGCTTCATTCTGGCAGAAGAAGAGCTTTTTCTCACGGTCGGGATCGGTCCAGTATTGCAGGAGTTTGCCGGTAGTGGATGTGACACCAAGATAACCGCCTTGCCTCCACTGATAGACGCGCTGTCGGATTCGGTTGACGTGCTTATTCTCTTCGATGCGATCTTGCGTCCACTCAGTATCGAACTGGAGCTGTTTGCCCTTTTTCTTTGGTCGGGCAATCGGCACGAAGTACGAACTGATCCGCCGACCTTCGACAATGTCGTTGGTGATACCCTCATCGGTGAATTTGAAATGCCGCGTCGGTTCGACATAAGGGGAGTTAAGGATGGGGTTTTCAATTACAACTTGGCGCAAGGTAGCCTCTCACTTGCAAACATCCCTTTGGCAGCGGCAAACCAGCCATCCGCTCTGTCTCGGCATAAGTGACGCGATCAATATAGCAGCAGCCCACACACAGAGTCAAGGTAAACTGCCTAACTGTCGCTTCAAAAGGAGTCATGTGGGATGATCCGACAGTCCTGAACCGGTTACCAACCGCGTTGCCTCATTGCAGGATGTTACCGAAGGCATTTTGGTGGTCAGATACGTTGCCTCACATTAGAGGTTACTATGACCATTCTGAAGATAGCCTTCAGTTGTCTGTCAATTTGTCGTTTGAGAAGGAAGGGGTCAAGTGATCGGTGCGTTTTTTTCAGATTGTCTTTTTCTCCTTTGGAGATGTGGCCTGATTCCATCAGTCTTTGGAATGGTGTTTTGGGCGTACCGTACTTTTTGTAGTATCTGCTGTTGATCCGTGTCTTTTGAAGGAGTTTGAGCGTTGGGCAGAAGTGGTTTTGCAGGAGGCTCCATTGTTCGGTGTAGAGGTTATTGATGAGTTCGACCAGTTTGGGGTTGTTGAGTCGGTCGTATCCGAGTAATTGTCTGACGAAGGACCAATTTTTCTGTTCGACATGGGCGTTGTCGTTCTTCTTGTATGGTCGCGACCGAGTGAACTTGATTCGTGGTTTGTGGTCGGTGAAGTATCTGAGCAGATGGTGGTTGAGGAACTCACCGCCGTTGTCGCAATCGAAGCCTTTTAGTTCAAATGGTAGGTTGCTCTGGATGTTTTTGATTTGTTCGATGACGCCTGAGGCTCCGTTGTTCCGGGTAGCTCTGGCTTCGGTCCAACCGGTGTGGATATCGGTCAGGGTGAGACTCCAGATGAAATCGCCGGCCAGGGAGTTACCACAGTGAGCAACGGTGTCAGCCTCCATGAAACCGGGCTGTGATATATCCCAATTGTGAGTGCGGATGGGGATCTGGTTTCTAAGCAGGCTTCCCGGTTTGGTGGCACACCAACCTCTGGGGCGAATCTTGGTTCGTGTCTTAGCCAGCAGT
This region of Candidatus Zixiibacteriota bacterium genomic DNA includes:
- a CDS encoding DUF262 domain-containing protein, which encodes MPYTSDKIATVVQNRLNTQYFLPAIQREFVWSPDRIMKLFDSIMRGYPISSFLFWELQDANRDNWDIYRFIQNFKQNGTHNEQVPTDGIPQLTLVLDGQQRLTSLLIGLKGTYTVKKKHKRKDSPDAWMKQSLYLDLIKDPRASEEDAETGLHYGFKFFENPPDNGADHHWFKVGRILDFDSEDRFYEFRNELRDSLSDDTTKGQMSVFERCLERLYRAVWKDDAISFYTESDQDYDRVLDIFVRANEGGIKLSKSDLLLSMVTFNWGGVNAREEIHGFVDRLNKGLDKKNDFDKDFIMKTCLVLSDLPVQYKVDNFTPKNLSLIRDNWDGIKSAIERAVRLINTFGVYESTLTSANALIPIAYYFYGRPNVSLMESAATDVQNRSRIQQYLLMSLLNGVFGGTSDNLLRDLREVLGKHDGKNDFPFEDISAVISKSGRNSRFDEESLARFLSIKYGLRTSFLALSLLYDNTSWGSMTFHKDHIFPKSWFTTKQMTAKGIDNAAHKGYLELRDKIGNLQLLIDTENIAKKDKDFATWIKSRDVSFKRRHLIPVDESLYSFERFPEFVEEREKLIKARLESLFPAPRKAQEVS
- a CDS encoding transposase family protein; protein product: MGGDSKQDYLDAILPRYMTASKREKGIILREFCAVCEYHRKHAIRLLNQRKRGPTKRPGRKALYHSPEFLRALKRIWLATDQMCSKKLVAAIPLWLPFYERTYGKLSNKTTRQLLSVSAATIDRLLAKTRTKIRPRGWCATKPGSLLRNQIPIRTHNWDISQPGFMEADTVAHCGNSLAGDFIWSLTLTDIHTGWTEARATRNNGASGVIEQIKNIQSNLPFELKGFDCDNGGEFLNHHLLRYFTDHKPRIKFTRSRPYKKNDNAHVEQKNWSFVRQLLGYDRLNNPKLVELINNLYTEQWSLLQNHFCPTLKLLQKTRINSRYYKKYGTPKTPFQRLMESGHISKGEKDNLKKTHRSLDPFLLKRQIDRQLKAIFRMVIVTSNVRQRI
- a CDS encoding DEAD/DEAH box helicase family protein, producing MRQVVIENPILNSPYVEPTRHFKFTDEGITNDIVEGRRISSYFVPIARPKKKGKQLQFDTEWTQDRIEENKHVNRIRQRVYQWRQGGYLGVTSTTGKLLQYWTDPDREKKLFFCQNEALETLIYITEVAHKYGDAWIENQLIEANNMSNPGLPRMAFKMATGSGKTVVMAMMIAWHTLNKQANPQDARFSDTFLLVTPGITIRDRLRVLLPNDPNNYYRQRDVLPSHLLEKLSQAKIVITNFHAFKQREKTKATKLTKALLNKGNASAFTETPDQMVRRVCRELGNKKNIVVLNDEAHHCYRRKPDGDDVKLTGDDRKEAEKREEEARIWISGLEAVKKKIGVKTIYDLSATPFFLRGSGYSEGTLFPWVVSDFSLIDAIECGIVKVPRVPVADDSVSGDQPTYRDLWIRIRDDLPKKGRKTQALTGPPNLPAELQGALHSLYSNYEKYYRLWEKNEDAQTKGQTPPVFIVVCNNTNVSKLVIDYVAGWEKQLSDTESVVVPGQLPIFSNELNGNWNPRPNSILVDSTELESGDSMSKGFKEIAAREIEEFKAEYRARFPGRGTEKLTDEDLLREVMNTVGKPGKLGENVKCVVSVSMLTEGWDANTVTHVLGIRAFGTQLLCEQVVGRALRRMSYAANEQGHFEPEYAEVYGVPFSFIPCSGSTKEVTPGAIPTRVRALEDRAACEITFPRVLGYRYELPSERLTATFTDESRLELSTQAIPTKTENAPIVGESSVHHLDDLKKRRENEVAFLLAKLTLEKYFRQDGEKREDRSNEHQFDGEVQSWLFPQMLSIVKDWMAECVTCKDNTFIQLLLLIEFAHDAADRIYRAIAASPDGEAPLKPIMRPYDTVGSTKHVDFDTTRPVYRADPDKCHVSHVVADTESWEQKLAQTLEDMKEVRTYVKNHNLGFTIPYTLNGEEKQYVPDFLIRVDDGNGDENLLNLIVEVTGEKRKEKIAKVSTAKTLWIPAVNNQGSFGRWAFLEITDPWNAQNSIRESISGKA